One Acidobacteriota bacterium DNA segment encodes these proteins:
- a CDS encoding adenylyltransferase/cytidyltransferase family protein: protein MTKVLALSELVERVARDREAGRTIAFANGCFDILHVGHVRYLEAAADEADRLVVAINDDESVRQLKGEGRPVLPATDRAELVAALRVVDYVVVFPELTVTAVLEAVRPDVHCKGTDYTVDTVPERDVVKQWGGRTAIVGDPKDHSTRELLGRIGP from the coding sequence ATGACGAAGGTGCTGGCGCTCTCCGAGCTGGTCGAGCGGGTCGCGCGCGATCGCGAGGCGGGCCGCACCATCGCGTTCGCCAACGGGTGTTTCGACATCCTCCACGTCGGCCACGTGCGCTACCTCGAAGCCGCCGCCGACGAGGCCGACCGCCTCGTGGTGGCGATCAACGACGACGAGTCGGTGCGTCAGTTGAAGGGGGAGGGCCGGCCCGTGCTGCCCGCGACCGACCGCGCCGAGCTCGTCGCCGCCCTCCGCGTCGTCGACTACGTCGTGGTGTTCCCCGAGCTCACGGTGACTGCCGTGCTCGAAGCGGTGCGGCCCGACGTGCACTGCAAGGGCACCGACTACACCGTCGACACCGTGCCCGAGCGCGACGTGGTCAAGCAGTGGGGCGGGCGGACGGCCATCGTCGGCGACCCGAAGGATCACTCGACGCGCGAGCTGCTCGGACGGATCGGGCCATGA
- a CDS encoding HAD family hydrolase, with protein sequence MTPAVFFDRDGTLIEEAGYLDRLENLRLFPYTVDALRLVARAGFKIVIATNQSGVALGYFDEAFVHATHRELAARLEAGGAHFDAAYYCPHHPDARVEAYRAACGCRKPAPGLARRAADEMGLDLARSWVVGDRWRDVGLAAAVGARGILVRTGYGAKEERESPHLLDGVPVVDNVMGAVSWILGQERGR encoded by the coding sequence GTGACACCCGCCGTGTTCTTCGACCGTGACGGCACCCTCATCGAGGAAGCCGGCTATCTCGACCGGCTCGAGAACCTGCGGCTGTTTCCGTACACCGTCGACGCGCTGCGTCTGGTCGCGCGGGCCGGGTTCAAGATCGTGATCGCGACCAACCAGTCCGGCGTCGCGCTCGGGTACTTCGACGAAGCGTTCGTGCACGCGACTCACCGCGAGCTGGCGGCCCGCCTCGAGGCGGGCGGCGCGCATTTCGACGCGGCGTACTACTGCCCGCACCATCCCGACGCGCGCGTCGAGGCGTACCGGGCCGCCTGCGGCTGCCGTAAGCCGGCGCCCGGCCTGGCGCGCCGCGCGGCCGACGAGATGGGGCTCGACCTCGCGCGGTCGTGGGTCGTCGGCGACCGGTGGCGAGACGTCGGGCTGGCGGCCGCCGTCGGCGCGCGGGGCATCCTGGTGCGCACCGGCTACGGCGCGAAGGAAGAGCGCGAGTCGCCGCACCTGCTCGACGGCGTGCCCGTCGTCGACAACGTGATGGGAGCGGTGTCGTGGATTCTCGGGCAGGAACGCGGACGATGA